A window of the Buteo buteo chromosome 8, bButBut1.hap1.1, whole genome shotgun sequence genome harbors these coding sequences:
- the B3GALT5 gene encoding beta-1,3-galactosyltransferase 5, translating into MKMGGTWLGLPAGEHLLALGQRHFSNKWRNMMDFTKFRLFVCLIGLSCASFWVFYNNLTEFCIFCENSQDYIFPTETFRRNGGNFLQLPDIDCQKNPPFLVLLVTSSYHNLNARMAIRQTWGKERTVAGKRLVTYFLLGSTVNLSQQADIAAESRQFKDIIQKNFTDTYYNLTLKTMMGIEWIHRFCYQSSFVMKTDTDVFVNVFYLTELLLRKKRTTRFFTGFLKLHEYPIRTRGSKWYVSREEYPEKTYPPFCSGTGYVLSTDVASQIYNVSESVSFIKLEDVFIGLCLAKLKIRLEELHSEQTFFPEKIRFSVSRFKKIVMCHEVEPSEQLSYWNHLVTENHGGRL; encoded by the exons ATGAAGATGGGAGGAACCTGGCTGGGTCTGCCAGCTGGAGAGCACTTGCTGGCTCTGGGACAGAGGCACTTTTCAAACAAATGGAGAAACatg atGGATTTCACAAAATTCAGGCTGTTTGTTTGCCTCATAGGACTCAGCTGTGCTAGCTTCTGGGTTTTTTACAACAATTTGACTGAATTCTGCATATTCTGTGAAAACAGCCAGGATTACATATTCCCCACAGAGACTTTTAGGAGAAACGGAGGAAACTTCTTGCAGCTCCCGGATATAGATTGCCAAAAGAACCCTCCTTTCCTCGTCCTGCTTGTGACATCCTCGTACCACAACCTTAATGCAAGGATGGCCATCCGGCAAacctgggggaaggagagaacaGTCGCCGGCAAGCGCCTGGTGACATACTTCCTCCTGGGAAGCACTGTGAATCTCAGCCAGCAGGCTGATATTGCTGCTGAAAGCCGGCAGTTTAAAGACATTATTCAAAAGAATTTTACTGACACGTATTACAATTTGACTTTGAAGACCATGATGGGAATTGAATGGATTCACAGATTTTGTTACCAGTCCAGCTTTGTGATGAAGACCGACACAGATGTGTTTGTCAATGTTTTTTACCTCACTGAGCttcttctaaggaaaaaaaggaccaCTAGGTTCTTCACAggctttttaaaactgcatgaaTACCCCATACGGACAAGAGGGAGTAAGTGGTATGTGAGTAGAGAAGAGTATCCAGAAAAGACCTACCCACCGTTTTGTTCCGGGACTGGCTATGTTTTATCCACCGATGTTGCTAGTCAGATCTATAATGTTTCAGAGAGTGTTTCGTTCATTAAACTGGAGGATGTATTCATAGGACTGTGCCTTGCCAAATTAAAAATTCGGCTGGAGGAGCTTCATTCAGAGCAGAcgttttttccagaaaagattAGGTTCTCTGTTTCTCGCTTTAAGAAAATTGTGATGTGCCATGAAGTAGAACCATCTGAGCAGCTGAGCTACTGGAATCACTTAGTGACAGAAAATCACGGAGGAAGGCTCTAG